A stretch of the Massilia varians genome encodes the following:
- a CDS encoding NAD(P)/FAD-dependent oxidoreductase, with the protein MTISASHEAGAIAPNSSFAGAIEADAVIIGAGPVGLFQVFELGLLEIKAHVIDSLPAVGGQCVELYPDKPIYDIPAVPVCTGQELTDNLLKQIEPFEPTFHLGQEVTTVQRREDSRFNVETSTGTRFITKTIFIAAGVGSFQARTMKVDGIEKFENSQLFYRVKDPSLFEGKNLVICGGGDSALDWALNFVGKAESVVLLHRREDFRAAPASVAKMKALCDEYEMQLIIGQVTGFDETDGKLSEVKVTGADGVTRRVPLDMLLVFFGLSPKLGPIAEWGLDIERKQLKVMDTEKFETNVPGIFAVGDINTYPGKKKLILSGFHEAALAAFGAAPYIFPDKKIHMQYTTTSPKLHKILGVETPVFD; encoded by the coding sequence ATGACTATCAGTGCCTCCCACGAAGCGGGCGCCATCGCTCCCAACAGCTCGTTCGCCGGCGCGATCGAAGCCGATGCCGTGATCATCGGCGCCGGTCCGGTCGGCCTGTTCCAGGTCTTCGAACTCGGCCTCCTCGAAATCAAGGCCCACGTCATCGATTCGCTGCCGGCCGTCGGCGGCCAGTGCGTGGAACTGTACCCGGACAAGCCGATCTACGACATCCCGGCCGTGCCGGTGTGCACCGGCCAGGAACTGACCGACAACCTGCTCAAGCAGATCGAGCCGTTCGAGCCGACCTTCCACCTGGGCCAGGAAGTCACCACCGTCCAGCGCCGCGAAGACAGCCGCTTCAACGTCGAGACCTCGACCGGCACCCGCTTCATCACCAAGACCATCTTCATCGCTGCCGGCGTCGGCTCGTTCCAGGCGCGCACCATGAAGGTCGACGGCATCGAGAAATTCGAGAACAGCCAGCTGTTCTACCGCGTCAAGGACCCGAGCCTGTTCGAAGGCAAGAACCTGGTCATCTGCGGCGGCGGCGACTCCGCCCTGGACTGGGCCCTGAACTTCGTCGGCAAGGCCGAGTCGGTCGTGCTGCTGCACCGCCGCGAAGACTTCCGCGCGGCCCCGGCCTCGGTGGCCAAGATGAAGGCCCTGTGCGACGAATACGAGATGCAGCTGATCATCGGCCAGGTCACCGGTTTCGACGAGACCGACGGCAAGCTCTCCGAAGTGAAGGTCACCGGCGCCGACGGCGTCACCCGCCGCGTCCCGCTGGACATGCTGCTGGTGTTCTTCGGCCTGTCGCCGAAGCTGGGCCCGATCGCCGAGTGGGGCCTGGACATCGAGCGCAAGCAGCTCAAGGTCATGGACACCGAAAAGTTCGAGACCAACGTGCCGGGCATCTTCGCCGTGGGCGACATCAACACCTACCCGGGCAAGAAGAAGCTGATCCTGTCGGGCTTCCACGAAGCCGCGCTGGCCGCCTTCGGCGCCGCGCCTTACATCTTCCCGGACAAGAAGATCCACATGCAGTACACGACCACCTCGCCAAAGCTGCACAAGATCCTTGGCGTCGAGACCCCCGTGTTCGACTGA
- a CDS encoding competence/damage-inducible protein A, translating into MAFGLIVIGDEILSGRRQDKHFSKVVELLGARGLQLAWAEFVGDDPGRLTDLLRRSFAGGDIVFSCGGIGATPDDHTRQCAAAALGLPLVLHPEGRLNIEERIRESAREAGLEPDLQAPENLQRLKMAEFPQGAGLIPNPYNRIAGFSVRDHHFVPGFPVMAWPMIAWVLDTHYSHLFHTTVHLERSLIVYEQAEASLTPLMEALERDYPGLRVFSLPSVGDAQTRRHIELGVKGAPAQVEPAFLAMQAELQSRGAEFQCL; encoded by the coding sequence ATGGCATTCGGCCTGATCGTCATCGGTGACGAGATCCTGTCCGGCAGGCGCCAGGACAAGCATTTTTCGAAAGTCGTGGAGCTGCTCGGCGCGCGCGGCCTGCAGCTGGCCTGGGCCGAGTTCGTGGGCGACGACCCGGGCCGCCTGACCGACCTGCTACGGCGCAGCTTTGCCGGCGGGGACATCGTGTTTTCCTGCGGCGGCATCGGCGCCACGCCCGACGACCACACGCGCCAGTGCGCGGCCGCGGCGCTCGGATTGCCGCTGGTGCTGCATCCGGAAGGGCGCCTGAACATCGAGGAGCGCATCCGCGAGAGCGCGCGCGAGGCCGGCCTCGAGCCCGACCTGCAGGCGCCCGAGAACCTGCAGCGCCTCAAGATGGCCGAGTTTCCGCAAGGCGCGGGCCTGATCCCGAATCCCTACAACCGCATCGCCGGCTTCAGCGTGCGCGACCACCACTTCGTGCCCGGCTTCCCGGTCATGGCCTGGCCCATGATCGCATGGGTGCTGGACACCCATTATTCGCATTTATTTCACACCACTGTCCACCTGGAACGCTCGCTGATCGTTTATGAACAGGCGGAAGCCTCGCTGACCCCGCTGATGGAGGCGCTCGAGCGCGATTATCCCGGTTTGCGGGTGTTCAGCCTGCCGAGCGTGGGCGACGCCCAGACCCGGCGCCACATCGAGCTGGGAGTGAAGGGCGCGCCTGCGCAAGTGGAACCCGCCTTCCTTGCCATGCAGGCGGAACTGCAGAGCCGCGGCGCTGAATTTCAGTGTTTGTAG
- a CDS encoding polyhydroxyalkanoic acid system family protein — protein sequence MSEISIVQEHNLSPQEAREAAQQVAQRIATEYGLACKWDGDVLRFERSGVEGALSLEGQRAAMRIRLGFFMGAFAPAIEAKVTEKMRKVFVPA from the coding sequence ATGTCGGAAATTAGCATCGTCCAGGAACATAACCTGAGCCCGCAAGAGGCGCGCGAGGCCGCCCAGCAGGTGGCGCAGCGGATCGCCACCGAGTATGGCCTGGCGTGCAAGTGGGACGGCGACGTCTTGCGCTTCGAGCGCAGCGGTGTGGAGGGTGCGCTCAGCCTGGAAGGGCAGCGCGCGGCGATGCGGATCCGGCTGGGATTCTTCATGGGCGCATTCGCCCCGGCCATCGAGGCCAAGGTGACGGAAAAGATGCGCAAGGTGTTCGTGCCCGCCTGA
- a CDS encoding protealysin inhibitor emfourin yields MKISARACGGFAGLAEAYDIDTAAHPVGGELEDLVQRLDFFAAAPSCPVGADLPRWEITVEDGSRCHTVFLREDGSGGDWQALLDRLRASA; encoded by the coding sequence ATGAAGATCAGCGCGCGCGCCTGCGGCGGCTTCGCCGGGCTGGCCGAAGCCTACGACATCGACACCGCCGCCCACCCGGTCGGCGGCGAGCTCGAAGACCTCGTGCAGCGGCTCGACTTCTTCGCGGCGGCGCCGAGCTGCCCAGTCGGCGCCGACCTGCCGCGCTGGGAGATCACGGTCGAGGACGGGTCACGCTGCCACACCGTATTCCTGCGCGAAGACGGCAGCGGCGGCGACTGGCAGGCCCTGCTCGACCGCCTGCGCGCCAGCGCCTGA
- a CDS encoding transglycosylase domain-containing protein encodes MAGGAPVLASAGGNDVPLYEAYPHLAAGGGAPGGAPLPPPEGPDGTPEGSSEPAPRKRRWKPWFYLALLILLVLLGGWGALEMRTSRLQAKIFADMAKDLTWRVEKGPSDAIRFPAASPYDTRLGYAGMPAYLEKLQSRDYHIAAQARMSPRMVEFADRGLYATYPEKTKVGLEILDCRAQPLFASRFPERFYHKFEDAPSLLVQSLLFIENRELLDPAYPHRNPAVEWDRFSKAVFDKTLSSVGLGGGGRVAGGSTLATQIEKYRHSPEGRTGSLQDKMIQMASATLRAYRDGEDTTKARRQIVLDYLNTVPLSAKPGYGEVNGIGDGMWVWYGRDFDKTSAMLRGPMNTQEAVTAYKEALSLMIAQRRPAYYLGAGEHDLETLTNSHLRVLAQAGVISPQLRDAALKVALHPAQGSGVAPPGADAFVSRKAANAVRNHLGYLVGDSRLYNLDRLDLSVVSTLDAGVQQAVTDVLRKLSDAEHAKQAGLTGKGMLGNGDPSQVVYSFTLMERGEHVNYLRVQTDNYDQPLDINEGAKLDLGSTAKLRTLVTYLDIVDQLHKRFEPMDEIGLMGVEVDAKDRMSQWALEYFRTLPRGADRGLKPMLMAAMERKYSANPGEAFFTGGGIHTFGNFSKLDNSKIMTVTEALRSSTNLVFVRMMRDVVRYYMFQLPGSSAQLLADADDPRRQTYLARFADNEGKVFLAKFWNKYKGKTPQEVEALLFSGVRPLASKLAAAHRTVFPGATMAQFGNFIDKSLPDSHDMDPDRIPKMYEMYDPRNMTLADRGYVASVHPLELWLAGYLITHPKAGWTEVTNASVKERQEVYSWLFKTHRKHAQDKRIAGLIEVEAFLKIHAQWKKMGYPFDSLVPSYATTLGASADRPAALAELMGIIVNGGVRKPVERIDSLHFAKDTPYETLVRRTKGSGKEQVLAPEVARVVADAIQGVVTDGTAKRVKTAFVQSDGSVIAVGGKTGTGDQRFETYARGGRVIESRFVNRSATFVFNIGERYFGSMTAYVHGPQSGNYDFTSALPVQLLSNLAPSLMPMIEPPAGSIAAQRQCVR; translated from the coding sequence ATGGCCGGCGGCGCCCCCGTACTCGCATCCGCAGGCGGCAACGATGTTCCCCTGTACGAAGCCTATCCGCACCTGGCGGCGGGCGGCGGTGCGCCCGGCGGCGCGCCCTTGCCGCCGCCCGAAGGTCCCGACGGCACGCCGGAAGGGTCGTCCGAGCCGGCGCCGCGCAAGCGCCGCTGGAAGCCCTGGTTCTACCTTGCGCTGCTGATCCTGCTGGTGCTGCTGGGCGGCTGGGGCGCGCTCGAGATGCGCACTTCGCGTCTGCAGGCGAAGATCTTCGCCGACATGGCCAAGGACCTCACCTGGCGCGTGGAAAAGGGCCCGAGCGACGCGATCCGCTTCCCGGCCGCCAGCCCCTACGACACCCGCCTGGGCTATGCCGGCATGCCGGCCTACCTCGAGAAGCTGCAGTCGCGCGACTACCACATCGCCGCCCAGGCCCGCATGTCGCCCAGGATGGTCGAATTCGCCGACCGCGGCCTGTACGCCACCTACCCCGAGAAGACCAAGGTCGGCCTCGAGATCCTCGACTGCCGCGCGCAGCCGCTGTTCGCCTCGCGCTTCCCCGAGCGCTTCTACCACAAGTTCGAAGACGCGCCCTCGCTGCTGGTGCAAAGCCTGCTGTTCATCGAGAACCGCGAGTTGCTCGACCCGGCCTACCCGCACCGCAACCCGGCGGTCGAATGGGACCGCTTCTCGAAAGCGGTGTTCGACAAGACCCTGAGCAGCGTCGGCCTGGGCGGCGGCGGGCGCGTGGCCGGCGGCTCCACGCTTGCGACCCAGATCGAGAAGTACCGGCACTCGCCGGAGGGGCGCACCGGTTCGCTGCAGGACAAGATGATCCAGATGGCCTCGGCCACGCTGCGCGCCTACCGCGACGGCGAAGACACTACCAAGGCGCGGCGCCAGATCGTGCTCGACTACCTGAACACCGTGCCGCTGTCGGCCAAGCCGGGCTATGGCGAGGTCAACGGCATCGGCGATGGCATGTGGGTCTGGTACGGACGCGACTTCGACAAGACCAGCGCCATGCTGCGCGGCCCGATGAACACCCAGGAGGCCGTCACCGCCTACAAGGAAGCGCTGTCCCTGATGATCGCGCAGCGCCGTCCGGCCTACTACCTGGGCGCCGGCGAGCATGACCTGGAAACCCTCACCAACAGCCACCTGCGCGTGCTGGCCCAGGCCGGCGTGATCTCGCCGCAGCTGCGCGACGCCGCGCTGAAAGTGGCGCTGCATCCGGCCCAGGGCTCGGGCGTGGCGCCGCCGGGGGCCGACGCCTTCGTCTCGCGTAAGGCCGCCAACGCGGTGCGCAACCACCTCGGCTACCTGGTGGGCGACTCGCGCCTGTACAACCTCGACCGCCTCGACCTGTCGGTGGTCTCGACGCTCGACGCAGGGGTGCAGCAGGCCGTCACCGACGTGCTGCGCAAGCTGTCCGACGCCGAACATGCCAAACAAGCCGGCCTGACCGGCAAGGGCATGCTCGGCAACGGCGACCCGTCCCAGGTGGTGTACAGCTTCACCCTGATGGAGCGCGGCGAGCACGTCAACTACCTGCGGGTTCAGACCGACAACTACGACCAGCCGCTCGACATCAACGAGGGCGCCAAGCTCGACCTCGGCTCGACCGCGAAGCTGCGCACCCTGGTGACCTATCTCGACATCGTCGACCAGTTGCACAAGCGCTTCGAGCCGATGGACGAGATCGGCCTGATGGGCGTCGAGGTCGACGCCAAGGACCGCATGTCGCAATGGGCGCTGGAATACTTCCGCACGCTGCCGCGCGGCGCCGACCGCGGCCTCAAGCCGATGCTGATGGCGGCGATGGAGCGTAAGTACTCGGCCAACCCGGGCGAAGCCTTCTTCACCGGCGGCGGCATCCACACCTTCGGCAACTTCAGCAAGCTGGACAACAGCAAGATCATGACGGTCACCGAGGCGCTGCGCAGTTCGACCAACCTGGTGTTCGTGCGCATGATGCGCGACGTGGTGCGCTACTACATGTTCCAGCTGCCGGGCTCCTCGGCCCAGCTGCTGGCCGATGCCGACGACCCGCGCCGCCAGACCTACCTGGCGCGCTTCGCCGACAACGAAGGCAAGGTGTTCCTCGCCAAGTTCTGGAACAAGTACAAGGGCAAGACCCCGCAGGAAGTCGAAGCGCTGCTGTTCTCGGGCGTGCGTCCGCTGGCCTCGAAGCTGGCGGCGGCCCATCGCACCGTGTTCCCGGGCGCCACGATGGCGCAGTTCGGCAACTTCATCGACAAGTCGCTGCCGGATTCGCACGACATGGATCCGGACCGCATTCCGAAGATGTACGAGATGTACGACCCGCGCAACATGACGCTGGCCGACCGCGGCTACGTGGCCTCGGTGCACCCGCTCGAACTGTGGCTGGCGGGCTACCTGATCACGCACCCGAAGGCGGGCTGGACCGAAGTCACCAACGCCAGCGTCAAGGAGCGTCAGGAAGTCTATTCCTGGCTGTTCAAGACCCACCGCAAGCACGCCCAGGACAAGCGCATCGCGGGCCTGATCGAGGTCGAGGCCTTCCTGAAGATCCACGCGCAGTGGAAGAAGATGGGCTACCCGTTCGACTCGCTGGTGCCGTCCTATGCGACCACGCTGGGCGCCTCGGCCGACCGTCCGGCCGCGCTGGCCGAACTGATGGGCATCATCGTCAACGGCGGCGTGCGTAAACCTGTCGAGCGCATCGACTCGCTGCACTTCGCCAAGGACACGCCCTACGAGACCCTGGTCAGGCGCACCAAGGGCAGCGGCAAGGAGCAGGTCCTGGCGCCGGAAGTGGCGCGCGTGGTCGCGGATGCGATCCAGGGCGTGGTCACCGACGGCACCGCCAAGCGCGTCAAGACCGCCTTCGTGCAGTCCGACGGCAGCGTGATCGCCGTGGGCGGCAAGACCGGCACCGGCGACCAGCGCTTCGAGACCTATGCCAGGGGCGGGCGTGTGATCGAGTCGCGCTTCGTGAACCGCTCGGCGACCTTTGTGTTCAACATCGGCGAGCGCTACTTCGGCAGCATGACCGCCTACGTGCACGGTCCGCAGTCCGGCAACTACGACTTCACCAGCGCGCTGCCGGTGCAGCTGCTGTCCAACCTGGCGCCGAGCCTGATGCCGATGATCGAGCCGCCCGCGGGCAGCATCGCCGCCCAGCGCCAGTGCGTCCGTTGA
- a CDS encoding acyl-CoA-binding protein has translation MSLQEQFAQAQAESKNLPERPDNMTLLKIYALYKQGANGDVSGERPGMTDFVNRAKYDAWAALKGTSQDDAMQQYIDLIEELKG, from the coding sequence ATGAGCTTGCAGGAACAGTTCGCCCAGGCCCAGGCCGAATCCAAGAATCTGCCGGAACGCCCGGACAACATGACCTTGCTGAAGATCTACGCGCTGTACAAGCAGGGCGCGAACGGCGACGTCAGCGGCGAGCGCCCGGGCATGACCGATTTCGTCAACCGCGCCAAGTACGACGCCTGGGCCGCCCTGAAGGGCACCTCGCAGGACGACGCGATGCAGCAGTACATCGACCTGATCGAAGAACTGAAGGGCTGA
- a CDS encoding EI24 domain-containing protein — protein sequence MRGVGTAYRRALRAQFSRRMLLLSGAPLVLSLLLWGALLWTGLQPLLDWLQGTFADYGWFQTSGNMLAMLGLGMLKVMVVPLLAIALLLPLMIASALLFMGVIAMPAIERHVGNSQYPKLERKEGGSFVGSIAINLGSTAVFAVLWLFTLPLYAVPPLAWLVQALLWAWVTSRVMSYDALAAHASPEERQALMRRHRGALWGIGFASGLAGALPGIAWMGGALLSIVLFPFLAMLSLWLYVMIFLFAGLWFQYFCLGALEELRAGTQT from the coding sequence ATGAGGGGCGTCGGCACCGCCTACCGGCGCGCGCTGCGCGCCCAGTTCTCGCGCCGTATGCTGCTGTTGTCCGGCGCCCCGCTGGTGCTGTCGCTGCTGCTGTGGGGCGCGCTGCTGTGGACCGGCCTGCAGCCGCTGCTGGACTGGCTGCAGGGGACCTTCGCGGATTACGGGTGGTTCCAGACCAGCGGCAACATGCTGGCCATGCTCGGCCTGGGCATGCTCAAGGTGATGGTGGTGCCGCTGCTGGCGATCGCGCTGCTGCTGCCCCTCATGATCGCTTCGGCGCTGCTGTTCATGGGCGTGATCGCGATGCCGGCGATCGAGCGCCACGTCGGCAACAGCCAGTACCCCAAGCTGGAGCGCAAGGAGGGCGGTTCCTTCGTCGGCAGCATCGCCATCAACCTCGGCAGCACCGCGGTGTTCGCGGTGCTGTGGCTGTTCACGCTGCCGCTGTATGCGGTGCCGCCGCTGGCCTGGCTGGTGCAGGCCCTCCTGTGGGCCTGGGTCACCTCGCGCGTGATGAGCTACGACGCGCTGGCCGCGCACGCCAGTCCCGAGGAACGGCAGGCGCTGATGCGGCGCCACCGCGGCGCGCTGTGGGGCATCGGCTTCGCCTCGGGCCTGGCGGGCGCCTTGCCCGGCATCGCCTGGATGGGCGGGGCGCTGCTGTCGATCGTGCTGTTTCCTTTCCTGGCCATGCTGTCGCTGTGGTTGTACGTCATGATCTTCCTGTTCGCCGGGCTGTGGTTCCAGTATTTCTGCCTGGGGGCACTGGAAGAACTGCGCGCCGGCACGCAAACCTGA
- a CDS encoding FKBP-type peptidyl-prolyl cis-trans isomerase — protein MSTNTTDSGLQYEDTVVGSGDEAKAGQYVTVHYTGWLRNDDGSQGAKFDSSKDRNDPFQFALGAGHVIRGWDEGVQGMKVGGQRRLTIPASLGYGARGAGGVIPPNATLIFDVELLAV, from the coding sequence ATGTCCACCAATACCACTGATTCCGGCCTGCAATACGAAGACACCGTCGTCGGCAGCGGCGACGAGGCCAAAGCCGGCCAGTACGTCACCGTCCACTACACCGGCTGGCTGCGCAACGACGACGGCAGCCAGGGCGCCAAGTTCGATTCGAGCAAGGACCGCAACGACCCGTTCCAGTTCGCGCTGGGCGCCGGCCACGTGATCCGCGGCTGGGACGAAGGCGTGCAGGGCATGAAGGTTGGCGGCCAGCGCCGTCTGACCATCCCGGCCAGCCTGGGCTACGGCGCACGCGGCGCCGGCGGCGTGATTCCGCCGAATGCGACCCTGATCTTCGACGTCGAACTGCTGGCCGTCTAA
- a CDS encoding polyhydroxyalkanoate depolymerase, with the protein MLYQLHEMQRSFLTPLMQWADASSKLFSNPVSPFAHTPFSQRIAAGYELMYRLGKDYEKPAFGIKTVPIKGADVGIIERTVVEKPFCKLIHFKKDLSDQDFAALEQPTVLVVAPLSGHHATLLRDTVRALLVEHDVYITDWIDARMVPLSSGPFHLDDYIYYVQDFIRHLGPDVHVISVCQPTVPVLAAIALMATNKDPKLPRTMTMMGGPIDPRKSPTAVNDLAVEKPFSWFENTVIYSVPGNYPGFGRKVYPGFLQHAGFIAMNPGRHAQSHREFYQHLVRGDDDSAEAHRQFYDEYNAVLDMPAEYYLETIKTVFQEHRLPKGTWEVGGQLVRPQDIKTVALFTVEGELDDISGLGQTRAAHDLCTGIPKDMHQEFVAPKCGHYGIFSGRRWREIICPKIGEFIRKHA; encoded by the coding sequence ATGCTTTACCAACTGCACGAGATGCAACGCTCCTTCCTGACCCCGCTGATGCAGTGGGCAGATGCGTCCTCGAAACTGTTCTCGAACCCCGTTTCGCCCTTCGCGCACACCCCGTTCTCGCAGCGTATCGCCGCCGGCTACGAGCTGATGTACCGCCTCGGGAAGGACTACGAAAAGCCGGCATTCGGCATCAAGACCGTACCCATCAAGGGCGCCGACGTCGGCATTATCGAGCGCACGGTCGTCGAGAAGCCGTTCTGCAAGCTCATCCATTTCAAGAAAGACCTGAGCGACCAGGATTTCGCCGCGCTCGAGCAGCCCACCGTGCTGGTCGTCGCGCCCCTGTCGGGCCACCACGCCACCCTGCTGCGCGACACCGTGCGCGCCCTGCTGGTCGAGCATGACGTCTACATTACCGACTGGATCGACGCGCGCATGGTGCCCTTGTCGAGCGGTCCATTCCACCTGGACGACTACATCTATTACGTGCAGGACTTCATCCGCCATCTCGGCCCGGACGTGCATGTGATCTCGGTGTGCCAGCCGACCGTGCCGGTGCTGGCCGCGATTGCGCTGATGGCTACCAACAAGGATCCGAAGCTGCCCAGGACCATGACCATGATGGGCGGTCCGATCGACCCGCGCAAGTCGCCCACCGCGGTGAACGACCTGGCGGTCGAAAAGCCTTTCTCGTGGTTCGAGAACACCGTGATCTACTCGGTGCCGGGCAACTACCCCGGTTTCGGGCGCAAGGTCTATCCGGGCTTCCTGCAGCACGCCGGCTTCATCGCGATGAACCCGGGCCGCCATGCCCAGAGCCACCGCGAGTTCTACCAGCACCTGGTGCGCGGCGACGACGACTCGGCCGAGGCGCACCGCCAGTTCTACGACGAATACAACGCCGTGCTCGACATGCCGGCCGAGTACTACCTCGAGACCATCAAGACCGTGTTCCAGGAACACCGCCTGCCCAAGGGCACCTGGGAAGTCGGCGGCCAGCTGGTGCGCCCGCAGGACATCAAGACGGTGGCCCTGTTCACCGTCGAGGGCGAGCTGGACGACATCTCGGGCCTGGGCCAGACCCGCGCCGCGCACGACCTGTGCACCGGCATCCCGAAGGACATGCACCAGGAGTTCGTGGCGCCCAAGTGCGGCCACTACGGCATCTTCTCGGGCCGCCGCTGGCGCGAGATCATCTGCCCGAAGATCGGGGAGTTCATCCGCAAGCATGCGTGA
- a CDS encoding CocE/NonD family hydrolase gives MIRHPFSALALAAMLACGAGAQAASQAVASADAPAQKRNPREAYTKYEYRIPMRDGVKLFTTLYVPKDSSRPYPFLVQRTPYSAGVYAQGELRYGVDWFPEALSPSRELEDSGYIFVTQDVRGRYMSEGSWQEMTPHAKPKRAKGEGQESEDMHDTVEWLLKHIPNNNGRVGIWGISYPGFYTAASIIDSHPAIKAASPQAPIADLYMGDDSYHGGAFMLSANFDFYASFLPQQNPTTGNKERSRFAYGEADAYDFFLKRLTMENILATMSAEQRELLEPTIVHDTYDEFWRSRAITPHMKNVKAAVLTVGGWFDAEDPAGPFAIYKAVGKYNPGTPNALVMGPWVHGGWARSDGARLGHVNFDAKTGEYFRREIQFPFFEQHLKGVKPARALPAVTAFETGTNVWRSYAAWPPAPAKARTLYFGPNGTLGWQQPAASGAGYDEYVADPKKPVPFIGYPATGVPREYMVSDQRFAATRPDVLVYQSEVLEEDLTVVGSVVPKLFVSTTGTDADWVVKLIDVYPSDYPAPAVERKGNDVAPPSLNLGGYQQLVRGNPLRGKFRNSFEKPEPFTPGKQEAISFDIGEVNHTFRRGHRIMVQVQSSWFPLIDLNPQTFTHIPKAKPEDFRKATQRVYRAPGAASGLQLMVMP, from the coding sequence ATGATCCGTCACCCGTTTTCCGCCCTGGCATTGGCCGCGATGCTGGCCTGCGGCGCAGGCGCGCAGGCCGCCAGCCAGGCCGTAGCCTCCGCCGATGCGCCGGCCCAGAAGCGCAACCCGCGCGAAGCCTACACCAAGTACGAGTACCGCATTCCGATGCGCGACGGCGTGAAGCTGTTCACGACGCTCTACGTGCCCAAGGACAGCTCCAGGCCCTATCCCTTCCTGGTGCAGCGCACGCCCTACAGCGCGGGCGTGTATGCGCAGGGCGAGCTGCGCTACGGGGTGGACTGGTTCCCCGAGGCGCTCAGCCCCTCGCGCGAACTGGAGGACTCCGGCTACATCTTCGTGACCCAGGACGTGCGCGGGCGCTACATGTCGGAGGGCAGCTGGCAGGAGATGACGCCGCACGCGAAGCCCAAGCGCGCCAAAGGGGAGGGCCAGGAAAGCGAGGACATGCACGACACCGTCGAATGGCTGCTCAAGCACATCCCGAACAACAACGGGCGGGTCGGCATCTGGGGCATCAGCTACCCGGGCTTCTACACGGCGGCCAGCATCATCGACTCGCACCCGGCGATCAAGGCGGCTTCGCCCCAGGCGCCGATTGCCGACCTGTACATGGGCGACGACTCCTACCACGGCGGCGCCTTCATGCTGTCGGCGAACTTCGATTTCTACGCGTCCTTCCTGCCGCAACAGAATCCGACCACGGGCAACAAGGAGCGTTCGCGCTTCGCCTATGGCGAGGCCGATGCCTACGACTTCTTCCTCAAGCGCCTGACGATGGAGAACATCCTCGCCACCATGAGCGCCGAGCAGCGCGAGCTGCTCGAGCCTACCATCGTGCACGACACCTACGACGAGTTCTGGCGCTCGCGCGCCATCACGCCGCACATGAAGAACGTCAAGGCAGCGGTGCTGACTGTGGGCGGCTGGTTCGATGCGGAAGACCCGGCCGGTCCGTTCGCGATCTACAAGGCGGTCGGCAAATACAACCCCGGCACGCCGAACGCGCTGGTGATGGGACCCTGGGTGCACGGCGGCTGGGCGCGCAGCGACGGCGCTCGTCTCGGCCACGTGAATTTCGATGCCAAAACGGGCGAATACTTCCGCCGCGAGATCCAGTTCCCCTTCTTCGAGCAGCACCTGAAGGGCGTCAAGCCGGCGCGTGCCTTGCCCGCCGTGACGGCGTTCGAGACCGGCACCAATGTCTGGCGCAGCTATGCTGCGTGGCCGCCGGCGCCCGCCAAGGCGCGCACCCTGTACTTCGGCCCGAACGGCACGCTGGGCTGGCAGCAGCCGGCCGCATCTGGCGCCGGCTACGACGAGTATGTCGCGGATCCGAAGAAGCCGGTGCCTTTCATCGGCTACCCGGCCACGGGCGTGCCGCGCGAGTACATGGTGTCGGACCAGCGCTTCGCCGCCACCCGCCCCGACGTCCTGGTCTACCAGAGCGAGGTGCTGGAAGAAGACCTGACCGTGGTCGGCTCCGTGGTGCCGAAGCTGTTCGTGTCGACCACCGGGACCGACGCCGACTGGGTGGTCAAGCTGATCGACGTTTACCCGAGCGACTATCCGGCGCCGGCGGTCGAGCGCAAGGGCAACGACGTCGCGCCGCCGAGCCTGAACCTGGGCGGCTACCAGCAGCTGGTGCGCGGCAATCCGCTGCGCGGCAAATTCAGGAACAGCTTCGAGAAGCCCGAGCCCTTCACTCCGGGCAAGCAAGAAGCGATCAGCTTCGACATCGGCGAGGTGAACCACACCTTCCGGCGCGGCCACCGCATCATGGTGCAGGTGCAGAGTTCGTGGTTCCCGCTGATCGACCTGAACCCGCAGACCTTCACCCATATCCCGAAGGCCAAGCCGGAAGATTTCAGGAAGGCGACCCAGCGCGTGTACCGCGCGCCGGGGGCGGCGTCGGGACTGCAGCTGATGGTGATGCCGTAG
- the fdxA gene encoding ferredoxin FdxA, whose translation MTHVVTESCIRCRYTDCVDVCPVDCFREGPNFLAIDPDECIDCAVCVAECPVNAIYAEEDVPSDQQQFIKLNADLARFWPSITKTKPALPDAEEWKDVKDKLDQLAR comes from the coding sequence ATGACCCACGTTGTCACCGAATCGTGCATCCGTTGTCGCTATACCGACTGCGTCGATGTATGCCCGGTAGATTGTTTCCGGGAAGGCCCGAATTTCCTCGCCATCGATCCCGACGAGTGCATCGACTGCGCCGTCTGCGTGGCTGAGTGCCCGGTGAACGCGATCTACGCGGAAGAAGACGTGCCGTCGGATCAGCAGCAATTCATCAAGCTGAACGCGGACCTGGCGCGTTTCTGGCCGTCGATCACCAAGACCAAGCCGGCCCTGCCAGACGCGGAAGAGTGGAAAGACGTCAAGGACAAGCTGGACCAGCTGGCCCGCTGA